In a single window of the Eshraghiella crossota genome:
- the fliB gene encoding flagellin lysine-N-methylase → MKIRVPDYYDEFKCIADKCTDTCCAGWQVDVDDKSFAYYKTIKGEFGDRLHSVMIEGKHGEEGQFRIREDGRCPFLNDNMFCDLYTALGEDALCVTCDKYPRYTTEYGSLRETGIAISCITAAGIVLRQRQNFGFKEWEDEEAFPSLNNIDGELFMALMRARTKAFEIIHDNSSADIFQRISVLAYYATDLQKNIKKKSGIDNVISRYSEEYINDILAATGRERYKEKDTVDIYKNIFYCYLKQVIIKAEWPELIYKVYDYTLNDSYGRIRDEFKRYNKDSEYEYENLIDYFIFRYFMKAVFDRDILTKVKMGIVGVLVIHQCNMAYWCNNGRKLEFDDIVEIAHLYSREVEHSEENFDRLCRQFSKKRTFCAKNLVMLLQDNSGRKE, encoded by the coding sequence ATGAAAATAAGAGTTCCTGATTATTATGATGAATTTAAGTGCATAGCAGATAAATGCACGGATACGTGCTGCGCAGGCTGGCAGGTAGATGTGGATGATAAATCTTTTGCCTATTATAAGACAATTAAGGGTGAATTCGGTGACAGACTTCATTCTGTAATGATTGAAGGAAAGCACGGAGAAGAAGGACAGTTCAGAATCCGTGAAGATGGCAGATGTCCCTTCCTTAATGACAATATGTTCTGTGATTTATATACGGCACTTGGCGAAGATGCGCTGTGCGTTACCTGTGACAAGTATCCCAGATATACTACCGAGTACGGGAGCCTCAGGGAAACAGGTATTGCAATATCCTGTATAACCGCAGCCGGGATAGTTCTTAGACAAAGACAGAATTTCGGTTTTAAGGAATGGGAGGACGAGGAAGCCTTCCCGTCGCTTAACAACATAGACGGTGAATTATTTATGGCACTTATGAGGGCAAGAACCAAAGCCTTTGAAATTATTCATGATAATTCGTCAGCAGATATTTTTCAAAGAATATCGGTGCTTGCGTACTACGCTACGGATTTGCAGAAGAACATTAAGAAAAAGTCAGGAATAGATAATGTTATTTCAAGATATTCAGAAGAATATATCAATGATATTTTAGCAGCAACAGGCAGGGAAAGGTACAAGGAAAAAGATACGGTGGATATTTACAAAAATATCTTTTACTGCTATCTTAAACAGGTGATAATCAAAGCAGAGTGGCCGGAACTTATTTATAAAGTATATGACTATACGCTTAATGACAGTTACGGCAGGATAAGAGATGAATTTAAAAGGTATAACAAAGACAGTGAATACGAATATGAAAATTTAATTGATTATTTTATTTTCAGGTATTTTATGAAAGCTGTATTTGACAGAGATATATTAACGAAAGTCAAAATGGGAATAGTCGGTGTTCTTGTTATTCATCAGTGCAATATGGCATACTGGTGCAATAATGGGAGAAAACTGGAATTTGATGATATTGTAGAGATTGCACATCTTTATTCCAGGGAAGTTGAACATTCCGAAGAGAATTTTGACAGACTTTGCAGACAGTTCTCCAAAAAGAGAACGTTTTGTGCCAAGAATCTGGTTATGCTTCTACAGGATAATTCAGGCAGGAAGGAGTAA
- the putP gene encoding sodium/proline symporter PutP, whose translation MSTSNICILISITVYLIFVVLIGFKYSKESNSVDEYYLGGRKLGPLVTAMSAEASDMSSWLLMGLPGLAYATGIASPLWTAIGLAIGTYVNWLVVAKRLRRYSQVTEAITIPDFFSRRYHDKYNILMGISAVVIIIFFVPYTASGFAACGKLFGTIFNADYFTAMVISAAVIVIYTTLGGFLAASTSDFIQSVIMTIALVIVLSYGVIHAGGFEPVIDNAKNLPGFLDMFHSYNGTAKPDNFSALSIVSTLAWGLGYFGMPHILLRFMAIKDEDKLKVSRRVASIWVVISLAIAVFIGVMGVSVSERGIIPAYANNSEAERIIVHIAKAISNHGILPALVGGLILAGILASTMSTADSQLLAASSSVSHNIFSGLFHIKMGKKMPVIIARISVVLIAVVAIFIARNPESSVFEIVSFAWAGFGAAFGPVVLFSLFWKRTTLWGALAGMVSGGAMVFIWKYVIAGFGGVFAIYELLPAFLVSSILIIVVSLLTKKPSEDIVKEFELAKSKEKI comes from the coding sequence ATGTCAACATCGAATATCTGTATTCTGATTTCAATAACTGTATATCTTATATTTGTTGTTTTAATCGGATTCAAATATTCAAAAGAAAGTAACTCGGTAGATGAGTATTATCTCGGAGGAAGAAAATTAGGACCTCTTGTTACGGCAATGAGTGCCGAGGCTTCGGATATGAGCAGCTGGCTTTTGATGGGGCTTCCGGGACTGGCTTATGCTACCGGTATTGCAAGTCCTTTATGGACAGCTATCGGATTAGCCATTGGTACATATGTCAACTGGCTTGTGGTAGCAAAGAGACTCAGGAGATATTCACAGGTAACGGAGGCAATAACAATACCTGATTTCTTTTCGAGAAGATATCATGATAAATACAATATCCTTATGGGAATCTCAGCTGTAGTAATTATAATATTTTTTGTTCCTTATACTGCATCGGGATTTGCGGCATGCGGTAAACTCTTCGGTACAATATTCAATGCAGATTATTTTACAGCCATGGTAATAAGCGCAGCGGTAATTGTCATATATACTACATTAGGCGGATTCCTGGCTGCCAGTACTTCTGACTTTATCCAGAGTGTTATAATGACAATAGCACTTGTAATTGTTCTTTCATATGGAGTAATCCATGCGGGAGGATTCGAACCTGTTATTGATAATGCAAAGAACCTTCCGGGATTTCTTGATATGTTCCATTCATATAACGGAACAGCCAAGCCGGATAATTTCAGTGCTTTAAGCATTGTTTCAACACTTGCCTGGGGATTGGGATATTTTGGTATGCCTCACATTCTATTAAGATTTATGGCAATCAAAGACGAGGATAAACTTAAAGTATCAAGAAGAGTGGCTTCAATATGGGTTGTTATTTCCCTTGCAATTGCAGTATTTATCGGTGTAATGGGTGTTTCAGTCAGTGAGAGAGGAATTATACCTGCATATGCCAATAACAGCGAAGCAGAGAGAATCATTGTTCATATAGCAAAAGCTATAAGTAACCATGGTATACTTCCTGCACTTGTGGGAGGTCTTATCCTTGCAGGTATACTTGCTTCAACAATGTCAACTGCGGATTCACAGCTCCTTGCGGCATCCTCAAGTGTGTCACATAATATTTTTTCGGGACTGTTCCATATTAAGATGGGCAAAAAAATGCCGGTAATAATTGCAAGGATATCGGTTGTTTTAATTGCGGTTGTAGCCATATTTATTGCAAGAAATCCTGAAAGCTCCGTATTTGAGATAGTCAGCTTTGCATGGGCGGGCTTTGGTGCTGCATTCGGACCTGTTGTGCTGTTTTCTTTATTCTGGAAGAGAACAACATTGTGGGGTGCTCTTGCAGGCATGGTTTCAGGTGGTGCCATGGTATTTATCTGGAAGTATGTAATAGCAGGTTTCGGAGGAGTGTTTGCGATTTATGAACTCCTTCCGGCATTTTTAGTGTCTTCCATACTTATTATTGTTGTAAGTCTTCTTACAAAGAAACCTTCAGAAGATATAGTGAAAGAATTTGAATTAGCGAAAAGCAAAGAAAAAATCTGA
- a CDS encoding CTP synthase: MPVKYVFVTGGVVSGLGKGITAASLGRLLKSRGYSVTMQKFDPYINIDPGTMNPIQHGEVFVTDDGAETDLDLGHYERFIDENLTKRSNVTTGKIYWSVIQKERRGDFGGGTVQVIPHITNEIKSRFFRDDYSTKDTKIAIIEVGGTVGDIESQPFLESIRQFQHDVGKENAILIHVTLIPFLKASGEIKTKPTQASVKELQGMGIQPDIIVCRTEVPLDNNIKDKISLFCNLPSSHVLQNLDVDILYEAPLAMEKEHLAEVVCECLHLDCPKPDLEEWENMCHAWKNPTKKVKVALVGKYISLHDAYISVVEALKHGGVANSADVEIKWVDSETVTNDNVAEILSDVSGILVPGGFGDRGIEGKISAIKYARENKIPFLGLCLGMQLSIVEFARNVIGYNDAHSVELNPDTRHPVIHLMPDQEGINDIGGTLRLGSYPCVLDENSLAYRLYGTKEIAERHRHRYEVNNDYRNVLTENGMVLSGISPDGRIVEMIELKDHPWFVATQAHPELKSRPNRPHPLFKGFIEAALNYSK, from the coding sequence ATGCCAGTTAAATATGTATTCGTTACAGGTGGTGTTGTTTCCGGATTAGGCAAGGGTATTACTGCAGCCTCCCTTGGCCGTCTGCTTAAGTCCAGAGGATACTCAGTCACAATGCAGAAATTTGATCCATATATCAACATTGACCCCGGCACAATGAATCCAATCCAGCACGGAGAGGTTTTCGTTACAGATGATGGTGCCGAAACTGACCTTGATTTAGGTCATTATGAGAGATTTATTGATGAAAATCTTACCAAACGCTCAAATGTCACAACAGGTAAGATTTACTGGTCGGTAATACAAAAAGAACGACGCGGTGATTTTGGCGGCGGTACAGTCCAGGTCATCCCTCATATCACCAATGAAATAAAGAGCCGTTTCTTCAGAGACGACTATTCCACAAAAGATACAAAAATTGCAATTATAGAAGTAGGCGGTACAGTTGGCGATATCGAAAGCCAGCCTTTCCTCGAATCAATCCGTCAGTTCCAGCATGATGTAGGCAAGGAAAATGCAATACTAATCCATGTAACACTTATTCCTTTCCTTAAGGCCTCAGGCGAAATCAAAACAAAGCCTACACAGGCAAGTGTTAAGGAACTTCAGGGAATGGGCATACAGCCTGATATCATCGTATGCAGAACAGAAGTCCCTCTTGACAATAATATCAAAGATAAGATTTCTCTTTTCTGCAACCTCCCAAGCTCACACGTTCTTCAGAACCTTGATGTGGACATCCTTTATGAAGCTCCGCTTGCCATGGAAAAAGAACATCTTGCCGAGGTTGTATGTGAGTGTCTTCACCTTGATTGCCCTAAGCCTGACCTTGAAGAGTGGGAAAATATGTGCCACGCATGGAAAAATCCTACCAAAAAAGTCAAGGTTGCCCTTGTCGGCAAATACATCTCCCTTCATGATGCTTATATAAGTGTTGTTGAAGCTTTGAAACACGGCGGTGTGGCCAACTCAGCCGATGTAGAAATTAAGTGGGTTGATTCTGAGACAGTTACTAATGACAATGTTGCCGAAATTTTATCGGATGTAAGCGGGATCCTTGTTCCCGGGGGTTTCGGTGACAGAGGAATTGAGGGTAAAATATCTGCCATAAAATATGCAAGAGAAAATAAAATACCTTTCCTCGGACTCTGCCTCGGTATGCAGTTGTCAATCGTTGAATTCGCCCGTAATGTTATCGGATATAATGATGCACACAGCGTAGAGCTCAACCCTGATACACGCCATCCTGTTATACACCTTATGCCTGACCAGGAAGGTATAAATGATATCGGCGGCACTTTAAGACTGGGTTCATATCCTTGTGTACTTGATGAAAATTCCCTTGCTTACCGTCTTTACGGCACAAAAGAAATTGCAGAACGTCACCGTCACCGTTATGAAGTCAACAACGATTACAGAAATGTTCTTACAGAAAACGGTATGGTATTGTCCGGCATTTCTCCCGACGGAAGAATTGTTGAAATGATAGAATTAAAAGATCATCCTTGGTTTGTTGCAACCCAGGCACATCCTGAACTTAAATCAAGGCCAAACAGACCACATCCTCTGTTCAAGGGATTTATTGAAGCTGCTTTGAATTATAGCAAATAA
- a CDS encoding putative polysaccharide biosynthesis protein produces the protein MDDKTSGKHIIKQGTILAAASVISRIIGMLYRSPMAAVIGDKGNGLYSFAFEIYSIALILSSYSMPLAVSKLLSARFAKKEYKNADKIYKFAYIFAAVSGMVMALILFFGAGTIERLSGHEGLALPLKVLAPTVFVVALAGTIRGFFQSRNTMMPTAVSQLAEQIINAIVSIVAAVILVRFAANEFDKARYGAAGGTIGTLFGALSSLMFLIFLFVIYKPRMKKHLSHDKVGVTVSNEEVLKLIVATIVPVILSQTVYQSIGVVDGFMFGNLYKGSDSTALYGIYSSKYRLMVNVPNAISSALASSMIPSLVSLYTLKNFVEFRARLKTSVKFNMIIAFPCAFGISALSGMIMKLLFPTTDTVISGRMLMYGSVAVLFYALSTVTNAALQGMDRMRLPVRHAAISLLIHIPLMVILLKFTKLGAHALVIGNIIYPLIVCALNWASVARYANYRQEVKTTFIIPLLASSVMWIETFCLSRLMAKVLPVNYVTNALITIICIVNACLVYFIMLFVLKGVTREELKEFPMGGRMAKFADKLKIKF, from the coding sequence TTGGACGACAAGACATCAGGAAAGCACATAATTAAACAGGGCACAATTCTTGCAGCGGCTTCTGTAATATCAAGAATTATTGGCATGCTTTACAGAAGTCCGATGGCAGCTGTTATAGGTGATAAAGGAAACGGATTATACAGTTTCGCATTTGAAATATATTCGATTGCACTTATTCTTTCATCTTACAGCATGCCATTAGCCGTTTCTAAATTGCTGTCTGCCCGTTTTGCGAAAAAAGAGTACAAAAACGCAGATAAAATTTATAAATTTGCATATATCTTTGCTGCTGTGTCAGGTATGGTAATGGCTCTTATTCTTTTCTTCGGAGCAGGAACCATAGAAAGACTGTCGGGCCATGAAGGATTGGCACTGCCTTTAAAAGTTCTTGCACCTACTGTTTTTGTCGTAGCGTTAGCGGGAACGATAAGAGGATTTTTTCAGAGCAGGAATACAATGATGCCTACTGCAGTTTCACAACTTGCAGAGCAGATTATCAATGCCATTGTAAGCATTGTGGCAGCAGTAATACTTGTCAGATTTGCAGCAAATGAATTTGATAAAGCAAGATATGGTGCAGCAGGCGGTACAATAGGAACATTATTTGGCGCGTTATCAAGCCTTATGTTCCTTATATTCCTGTTCGTTATATATAAACCAAGAATGAAAAAGCACCTGAGCCATGATAAAGTGGGTGTAACGGTTTCCAATGAGGAAGTGCTTAAACTTATTGTTGCTACCATAGTTCCCGTAATACTCAGCCAGACGGTATACCAGTCCATAGGCGTAGTTGACGGTTTTATGTTCGGTAATCTGTATAAGGGCAGTGATTCGACAGCACTTTACGGTATATACAGCTCCAAGTACAGACTTATGGTAAATGTTCCCAATGCTATATCTTCAGCTCTTGCTTCATCAATGATTCCTTCATTGGTTTCGTTGTATACACTTAAGAACTTTGTAGAGTTCAGGGCAAGGCTTAAGACATCCGTTAAGTTTAATATGATAATAGCTTTCCCTTGTGCATTCGGAATTTCAGCACTTTCAGGAATGATTATGAAACTTCTGTTTCCTACAACGGATACGGTTATATCAGGCAGGATGTTAATGTATGGTTCGGTTGCGGTATTGTTTTATGCATTGTCTACGGTAACCAATGCGGCGTTACAGGGAATGGACAGGATGAGACTTCCGGTGAGACATGCGGCAATATCACTTCTCATACACATTCCGTTAATGGTTATACTTCTTAAATTTACAAAACTCGGAGCGCATGCCCTTGTAATAGGCAATATAATATATCCGTTGATTGTCTGTGCTCTCAACTGGGCATCGGTTGCAAGATATGCCAACTACAGGCAGGAGGTTAAAACAACGTTTATAATTCCGCTTCTGGCTTCATCAGTAATGTGGATTGAAACATTCTGTCTAAGCAGGCTTATGGCTAAAGTGCTTCCTGTGAATTACGTTACCAATGCTCTGATAACGATTATATGTATTGTAAATGCATGTCTTGTATATTTTATAATGCTGTTTGTTCTTAAAGGTGTGACAAGGGAAGAACTCAAGGAATTCCCAATGGGTGGACGAATGGCAAAATTTGCAGATAAATTAAAAATAAAATTCTAA
- a CDS encoding DegV family protein: protein MNSAKTAIMVDSGCDISQEFIEQYDIKVLRLKVLYGDRMYSDGLDIDPLEVYRRFPQEIPTTSTPNMYEVSELVNEIKSEGYEKIIGITISSGLSGTYNAVAMAFEEEDIETFAFDTKNISIGAGLLAMWAAKKLSEGWTFEAVKHGLNDKINDSKVFFYMDTLDYLRKGGRISPAVAIVGKALNLKPIISCNEKGTYYTVSKIRGQHKGLEKLMDSLKDYIGDKKAYLAIMNGDGTRYLDIIRARIKEMFPQCEVVVDKQITATMAIHTGPGLIGVGVLFE, encoded by the coding sequence ATGAATAGTGCTAAAACAGCAATTATGGTGGATTCAGGATGCGATATCAGTCAGGAATTTATTGAACAGTATGATATTAAGGTATTAAGACTTAAAGTACTTTACGGCGACAGGATGTATTCGGATGGTCTGGATATTGACCCGCTTGAGGTATACAGAAGATTTCCGCAGGAAATACCGACAACCTCAACTCCCAATATGTATGAGGTAAGCGAACTTGTTAATGAAATCAAGTCCGAGGGTTATGAAAAAATAATCGGAATTACTATTTCAAGCGGATTAAGCGGAACCTACAATGCGGTTGCGATGGCGTTTGAAGAGGAAGACATAGAGACTTTTGCTTTTGATACCAAAAATATTTCAATCGGTGCGGGACTTCTTGCAATGTGGGCGGCTAAGAAACTCAGCGAGGGCTGGACTTTTGAAGCGGTAAAACATGGACTTAATGATAAGATAAATGATTCAAAAGTATTTTTCTATATGGATACCCTTGATTATCTCAGAAAAGGCGGAAGAATAAGCCCGGCAGTGGCAATTGTGGGAAAGGCACTTAACCTTAAGCCTATTATTTCATGTAATGAAAAAGGTACTTATTATACCGTAAGCAAGATAAGAGGACAGCATAAAGGATTGGAAAAGCTTATGGACAGCTTGAAAGATTACATCGGGGACAAAAAAGCGTATCTTGCAATTATGAATGGCGATGGTACAAGATATCTTGACATTATAAGAGCGCGGATAAAAGAAATGTTTCCACAGTGTGAAGTTGTGGTTGATAAGCAGATTACCGCAACAATGGCAATCCATACAGGCCCCGGACTTATCGGTGTCGGTGTATTATTTGAATGA
- a CDS encoding gamma-glutamyl-gamma-aminobutyrate hydrolase family protein (Members of this family of hydrolases with an active site Cys residue belong to MEROPS family C26.): MNNGYGQQIVSTKANTLYALSKVIKKSKIEKMYILPVAEFENNRENVLRDITETYGGEQIIVRSSSSKEDSFKTSNAGHYESILGIDSGDSEQVNSAIEKVIASYQKDIEILDHEQILVQRQAQNVKFSGVIFTRDIQGNRPYYLINYDDQGSTDSVTSGSGGKTLWIVKNASISEIDEPWGKLIDAVQEIELFLNGMALDIEFAINEKGEIIIFQVRPLVASYKQVQKMDDGDFFSRIKGIKEQYNNNKSVLNGRTMMFSDMAFWNPSEIIGSNPRSLEYSLYEEILLKHAWNQGIAEIGYRRLPNKLMFKLGNKPYISVEYSFYSLLPQSLDEKLALKLVDFYCNKLKNDLTAHDKIEFEIAYTTYDFCTEKNSRELLENGFSKEERDTFLKALFTLTNDCLTGFKELTDKDLLSLKLMDNIRQPIEEALDAGGLSTKEMFRSIMILLDAITRYGTPQFTRQARLAFMARAFCRTLVFAGYFTDEEMDNFTKSINTISSEFDNDFERYSVGKMSMEDFNKKYGHLRSGTYDIRTDRYDKMNFRPVSNRRKDQLKNNGIKTLDREKLKKAIDEVGFNVTPEEFIEFLKSAIKQREYFKFEFTRSLSLVLELLINIGNDIDIKRRDLSWLNVDDIMECVSTADPASLRQELINRINGRRQENSFNRNIIMPAVITDERDIDFIPVTEARPNFITARHIEGEVIVLEDEPDADIRDKIVAIPKADPGYEWIFTKGIKGFITKYGGVASHMAIRCAEFEIPAAIGCGEKIYDYVTSTSYLDMDCRNGKIEEGIQYKNLRALITQREGVNQYGDPTDILESAYVRFYELLGFIPVPVSNHTKNFERLFDEKVDLLIVVGGGSLDSRYYDKKHDDELQPHRDAMEEKLIRYCISHGIPIIATCRGMQYINVLFGGKLHYHPKLKVKRPRGEDHKVFLVKENREIYVNNYHKDCIFTDNLAPCFTPVAIDKENDVVEAYESEAMKILALQWHPERRFETANALEETRKIVLDFIRKHIG, translated from the coding sequence ATGAACAACGGTTACGGACAGCAGATTGTGTCAACAAAGGCAAATACTTTATATGCCTTGAGTAAAGTTATCAAAAAATCCAAAATAGAAAAAATGTATATTCTTCCTGTGGCAGAATTTGAGAACAACAGGGAAAATGTTCTTCGTGACATAACGGAGACATACGGTGGAGAGCAGATAATTGTGAGAAGCTCTTCCTCAAAAGAGGACAGTTTTAAGACTTCCAATGCAGGCCATTATGAAAGCATACTTGGAATCGATTCCGGTGACAGTGAGCAGGTAAATTCCGCCATTGAGAAGGTTATTGCAAGTTATCAGAAAGATATAGAGATTCTTGACCATGAGCAGATTCTTGTCCAGAGGCAGGCACAGAACGTAAAATTCAGCGGAGTCATCTTTACAAGAGACATACAGGGAAACAGACCTTATTATCTTATAAATTACGATGACCAGGGTTCTACCGATTCAGTTACAAGCGGCAGCGGTGGCAAGACCCTCTGGATCGTAAAAAATGCTTCAATCAGTGAAATTGACGAACCCTGGGGAAAATTAATCGATGCGGTACAGGAAATAGAATTATTCCTTAATGGTATGGCACTTGATATAGAATTTGCCATAAATGAAAAGGGCGAAATCATTATTTTCCAGGTCAGACCTCTTGTTGCCAGTTATAAACAGGTCCAGAAAATGGATGACGGTGATTTTTTTTCAAGGATTAAAGGCATAAAAGAACAGTACAATAATAACAAAAGTGTACTTAACGGCAGAACAATGATGTTTTCCGATATGGCATTCTGGAATCCTTCAGAAATAATAGGCAGCAACCCAAGAAGCCTTGAGTATTCACTTTATGAAGAAATACTTCTTAAACATGCGTGGAATCAGGGAATTGCCGAAATTGGCTACAGGAGACTTCCCAATAAACTTATGTTCAAATTAGGAAATAAACCATATATAAGCGTGGAATATTCTTTTTACAGCCTGCTGCCACAAAGTCTGGACGAGAAACTTGCATTAAAGCTCGTTGACTTTTACTGTAATAAATTAAAAAATGACCTGACGGCACATGATAAAATTGAATTTGAAATCGCATATACTACATACGATTTCTGCACGGAAAAAAACAGCCGCGAGCTGTTAGAAAATGGGTTTTCAAAAGAGGAAAGAGATACCTTTTTAAAAGCACTTTTTACACTCACAAATGATTGTCTTACCGGCTTTAAAGAACTTACGGATAAAGATCTTTTATCTCTTAAATTAATGGATAACATCAGACAGCCGATTGAGGAAGCCCTTGATGCAGGCGGACTTTCCACAAAAGAGATGTTCCGCTCCATAATGATACTCCTTGACGCAATAACAAGATATGGAACTCCACAGTTTACGAGACAGGCAAGACTGGCATTTATGGCAAGGGCTTTTTGCAGGACACTTGTTTTTGCAGGATATTTTACGGACGAAGAGATGGATAATTTTACAAAATCCATTAATACAATATCTTCCGAGTTTGACAATGACTTTGAAAGATACTCTGTAGGTAAAATGTCAATGGAGGATTTTAATAAGAAATACGGACATTTAAGAAGCGGAACCTACGATATAAGGACGGACAGATATGATAAGATGAATTTCAGACCTGTTTCCAACAGACGCAAGGACCAGTTAAAAAATAACGGTATAAAAACTTTAGACCGTGAGAAACTAAAAAAAGCCATAGATGAAGTTGGATTTAATGTTACACCCGAGGAATTTATCGAATTTCTGAAGAGTGCAATTAAACAGAGGGAATATTTCAAATTTGAATTTACAAGGTCATTAAGTCTTGTGCTTGAACTGTTAATCAACATAGGAAATGACATTGATATAAAAAGAAGAGACTTGTCATGGCTCAATGTAGATGATATTATGGAATGCGTCAGTACTGCTGACCCTGCTTCGCTCAGACAGGAACTGATAAACAGAATTAACGGCAGGCGGCAGGAAAACAGTTTTAACCGTAATATTATTATGCCTGCAGTAATTACTGATGAAAGAGATATAGATTTTATACCGGTTACAGAGGCAAGACCTAACTTTATAACAGCCAGACATATTGAAGGTGAGGTTATCGTTCTTGAAGATGAGCCGGATGCAGACATCAGGGACAAAATAGTTGCAATACCTAAAGCCGATCCCGGTTACGAATGGATTTTTACCAAGGGAATCAAAGGTTTTATAACAAAGTATGGCGGTGTTGCATCCCATATGGCGATAAGATGTGCGGAATTTGAAATCCCCGCAGCAATCGGATGTGGTGAAAAGATATATGATTACGTTACTTCAACATCATATCTTGATATGGATTGTCGTAACGGCAAGATAGAAGAGGGTATCCAGTACAAAAACCTTCGTGCTCTTATTACACAGCGTGAAGGTGTCAACCAATATGGCGACCCCACTGATATACTTGAATCGGCTTATGTAAGATTTTATGAGCTGTTAGGTTTTATACCTGTTCCGGTGTCTAATCATACCAAGAATTTTGAAAGGCTTTTTGACGAAAAAGTAGATCTGCTTATAGTTGTGGGCGGAGGTTCTCTTGATTCAAGGTACTATGACAAAAAACATGATGATGAATTACAGCCTCACAGAGATGCGATGGAAGAAAAATTAATAAGATATTGCATATCACATGGGATTCCTATTATTGCAACCTGCAGAGGTATGCAGTATATTAATGTATTATTTGGAGGCAAGCTTCATTATCACCCTAAATTAAAGGTAAAGAGACCTCGTGGTGAGGACCATAAAGTATTTCTTGTCAAGGAAAACAGAGAGATTTATGTAAACAACTATCACAAGGATTGCATTTTTACGGATAATCTGGCACCATGTTTTACACCGGTTGCCATAGATAAGGAAAATGATGTTGTGGAAGCTTACGAATCAGAGGCAATGAAGATACTTGCCTTACAGTGGCATCCCGAAAGAAGATTTGAGACCGCCAATGCACTTGAAGAGACAAGAAAGATTGTGTTAGATTTTATAAGAAAGCATATAGGGTAA
- a CDS encoding HAD family hydrolase, with protein sequence MYDGIIFDMDGTIWDSRETIVKAWNDELKAQGIDRVITVSELTGYMGLTMDAIAEGIFPDKKYSETKHIFDKMYERENEYLRKKGAILYPDVISTLKELKKKGYRLFIVSNCQSGYIEAFLEYYKINDYIEDIECFGNNDLPKWDNIALIIKRNNLKNPVYVGDIDNDRIAAGKAGADFIYAEYGFGDVKKYDDIIYRFGDLLRIGEEK encoded by the coding sequence ATGTATGATGGAATAATTTTTGATATGGACGGAACAATATGGGATTCCAGGGAAACGATTGTAAAAGCATGGAATGATGAGCTTAAAGCACAGGGCATAGACCGTGTGATTACGGTTTCTGAACTTACAGGCTATATGGGACTTACGATGGATGCAATAGCGGAAGGTATTTTCCCTGACAAAAAGTATTCCGAGACAAAACATATATTTGATAAGATGTACGAAAGGGAAAATGAATATCTGCGGAAAAAAGGCGCTATACTTTACCCTGATGTAATATCTACCCTTAAAGAACTTAAGAAAAAAGGCTACAGGCTTTTTATAGTGAGTAATTGCCAGTCAGGATATATAGAAGCTTTTCTTGAATATTACAAGATTAACGATTATATTGAAGATATAGAATGTTTCGGCAATAATGACCTTCCTAAATGGGATAATATTGCGCTTATAATTAAAAGAAATAATCTTAAGAATCCCGTTTATGTGGGAGACATTGATAATGACAGAATCGCAGCCGGAAAAGCCGGCGCAGATTTTATATATGCTGAATACGGATTTGGTGATGTTAAAAAATACGATGACATCATATACAGGTTCGGAGACTTACTAAGAATAGGAGAAGAAAAATGA